One Mycolicibacterium pulveris genomic region harbors:
- a CDS encoding phosphotransferase, translated as MATPALDLLLGPEGPNVLAAAIAEYDCQLEDLRAAEVNVDPSGAAIVAYEAGVRRADGTLTAEFLGATTGKRIPPGAAVVAGEYRGEQVEVGIWAWPRDPALPALPTASAPSLLAELFREFGLSKAASLDIRPLRYLPSRHAVLEVHDGRFRWFVKVVRPTAVADLCRRHELTYRHVPVPPVLASTPDGVIVLPEARGTPLDTLITDGGAALPAPEALESVLDALPDELMSLEREPSHLELVEYHAGALRCAATDEPAVLARLTDVVDALLEVEAEREEVVPVHGDFHEGQLFVENGVVTAVLDIDSAGPGERSDEWATLLAHLSAVALDETSTEVATRYADAVLAHAERRVAARHLRERTAAALVGLATGPFRLQHPQWPGHTVDLLDVAMRWLSDTT; from the coding sequence GTGGCTACCCCGGCGCTCGATCTGCTGCTCGGTCCGGAAGGCCCGAACGTGCTCGCCGCCGCGATCGCCGAATACGACTGCCAGCTGGAGGACCTCCGCGCGGCCGAGGTCAACGTGGACCCCTCGGGTGCCGCGATCGTGGCATACGAGGCGGGGGTGCGCCGCGCCGACGGCACGTTGACGGCGGAATTTCTCGGCGCCACAACCGGAAAGCGGATTCCGCCGGGCGCGGCCGTCGTCGCGGGCGAGTACCGCGGCGAGCAGGTCGAGGTCGGAATCTGGGCCTGGCCTCGCGATCCCGCGCTACCCGCACTTCCGACGGCGAGCGCCCCGTCCCTGCTGGCCGAGCTGTTTCGCGAGTTCGGGTTGAGCAAGGCGGCGTCCCTCGACATCCGCCCACTGCGGTACCTGCCGTCGCGGCACGCCGTGCTCGAGGTGCACGACGGCCGTTTCCGGTGGTTCGTCAAGGTCGTGCGGCCCACAGCGGTGGCCGACCTCTGCCGTCGCCACGAACTCACATACCGCCACGTTCCCGTTCCCCCGGTTCTCGCCTCGACCCCGGACGGCGTGATCGTGCTGCCCGAAGCGCGGGGAACGCCCCTGGACACCCTGATCACCGACGGCGGCGCCGCGCTGCCCGCACCCGAGGCGCTGGAATCGGTCCTGGACGCGCTGCCGGACGAACTCATGTCGCTCGAGCGGGAACCGTCACATCTGGAGCTGGTCGAATACCACGCCGGCGCGTTGCGGTGCGCGGCCACCGACGAGCCCGCGGTGCTGGCCCGGCTCACCGACGTGGTGGACGCCCTGCTCGAGGTCGAAGCCGAGCGGGAGGAGGTGGTGCCGGTGCACGGCGACTTCCATGAAGGCCAGCTCTTCGTCGAGAACGGGGTCGTGACCGCGGTTCTCGACATCGACAGCGCGGGGCCCGGGGAACGCTCTGACGAGTGGGCGACGCTGCTCGCGCATTTGTCGGCGGTAGCGCTCGACGAGACCAGCACCGAAGTGGCCACCCGGTACGCGGACGCGGTCCTCGCCCACGCGGAGCGGCGGGTGGCGGCTCGGCACCTACGAGAGCGGACGGCGGCGGCGCTGGTCGGGTTGGCCACCGGGCCGTTTCGCCTGCAACATCCCCAGTGGCCCGGGCACACCGTGGACCTGCTGGACGTGGCGATGCGATGGCTGTCGGATACGACCTAA
- a CDS encoding cupin domain-containing protein, which translates to MLAKRFVLTGAAIMLTVAMSPTAGATPANGDIERTDLAEGTTDVPIAIVAVGQPTTLYVQNIVLGPAASSGWHTHPGPEYSVINEGTMHVRTASDCVPTAFGAGQAIFIPAGVPHVVSNETAQHAEAVVTYTLPADRPIRDDAPAACPEG; encoded by the coding sequence ATGCTGGCGAAACGCTTCGTCCTCACGGGTGCGGCGATCATGCTGACGGTGGCGATGTCACCGACGGCGGGTGCCACCCCGGCCAACGGCGACATCGAGCGCACCGATCTGGCCGAGGGTACGACGGACGTCCCGATCGCAATCGTCGCGGTGGGCCAGCCGACCACGCTGTATGTGCAGAACATCGTGCTCGGGCCCGCGGCCAGCAGCGGATGGCACACCCACCCCGGCCCGGAGTACTCGGTCATCAACGAGGGCACCATGCACGTGCGGACCGCGTCCGACTGTGTGCCGACGGCGTTCGGCGCCGGTCAGGCGATCTTCATCCCAGCCGGCGTCCCGCACGTCGTCTCCAACGAGACCGCGCAACACGCCGAAGCGGTGGTCACTTACACGCTGCCCGCCGACCGGCCGATCCGCGACGACGCGCCAGCGGCCTGCCCCGAGGGTTAG
- a CDS encoding DUF7159 family protein, giving the protein MNLVLGLSMTSSAVRWVLVEGTTGDGDTVDRGACDLAEAVEPADLLTVVLANDFDGPIHAIGVTWTNEAEAAASGVLDALAARGFAHVIAVSEVEAAEELAAGLADIGGYDDLAVYVCEPDAAVVAVVTPGGVTVDRVDATERAPALSPLDEWTPDAVFVLGSAEDLDATMAALAEATEAPVMSAAGADVALARGAALASARAVTAMAPAGPRLPSKVGALASVLAAAVVTFVVSLSVAVGLSLSGGAPSEPARAASATNPVDEPEGAPSPSEKKVSTPAEARKVVAQTIAVAVPPPPAAPVAEPVYEPPEYVAPAPEYPPPAPEAAVEPAPAPAYVPPPPPPAYVPPQQPAYVPPPKPRLRDRIIERIPIINRFHEPEYPYPR; this is encoded by the coding sequence ATGAACCTCGTGCTGGGTCTTTCGATGACTTCCAGCGCTGTTCGATGGGTGCTTGTCGAGGGCACGACGGGCGACGGTGACACCGTCGACCGCGGCGCCTGCGACCTCGCCGAGGCGGTCGAGCCCGCGGACCTGCTAACCGTCGTCCTAGCCAACGATTTCGACGGTCCCATCCACGCCATCGGCGTGACCTGGACAAACGAGGCCGAAGCGGCGGCCTCCGGCGTGCTGGACGCCCTCGCGGCGCGTGGTTTCGCCCATGTCATCGCGGTCTCCGAGGTCGAGGCCGCCGAGGAGCTGGCGGCCGGGCTCGCCGACATCGGCGGCTACGACGACCTCGCCGTCTATGTCTGTGAACCGGATGCCGCGGTGGTCGCGGTGGTCACCCCCGGTGGTGTGACGGTCGACCGCGTCGACGCGACCGAGCGGGCGCCGGCGCTGTCGCCGCTCGACGAGTGGACCCCGGATGCGGTGTTCGTCCTCGGGTCCGCCGAGGACCTCGACGCGACGATGGCCGCGCTCGCCGAGGCGACCGAGGCGCCGGTCATGTCGGCGGCGGGCGCCGACGTGGCCTTGGCCCGCGGCGCGGCGCTTGCGTCGGCGCGCGCGGTCACCGCCATGGCCCCGGCCGGGCCGAGGCTGCCGTCGAAGGTCGGGGCGTTGGCGTCGGTTCTCGCGGCCGCCGTGGTGACGTTCGTCGTGTCGCTGTCGGTCGCCGTCGGGCTGAGCCTGTCCGGCGGCGCGCCGTCCGAGCCGGCGCGGGCCGCGAGCGCGACGAATCCGGTCGACGAGCCCGAGGGCGCACCGTCGCCGTCGGAGAAGAAGGTGTCGACGCCGGCCGAGGCCCGCAAGGTGGTCGCGCAGACCATCGCCGTCGCGGTTCCGCCGCCGCCGGCCGCACCTGTCGCCGAACCCGTGTACGAACCGCCGGAATACGTGGCGCCCGCCCCCGAGTACCCGCCGCCGGCCCCCGAAGCGGCGGTCGAGCCGGCTCCGGCCCCGGCGTACGTGCCGCCCCCACCGCCGCCGGCCTACGTTCCCCCGCAACAACCGGCGTACGTGCCGCCCCCCAAACCGCGGCTTCGTGACCGCATCATCGAGCGGATCCCGATCATCAACCGGTTCCACGAACCGGAATATCCGTACCCGCGCTAA
- a CDS encoding SDR family NAD(P)-dependent oxidoreductase, with protein MAGLLENKVVIVAGLGGIGNGLARRFVEEGALLVVGDLDADLVDRVVADLDPAGRRVRGVPLDGADDDSVAAIVKLAVDTFGRLDGMHVNFANTADAYLPGGVVELPLEVFDDVMRVNARGFVICAKHAIPAMIDSGGGSIVFTASADAYNAASTRVSYQMSKAAQLALMRHIARRYGPKGIRANAIAPGLIWHYKFDEQPMPDGVVDQARARQMIKSRFGSPDDIAALAALLLSDDGSFITAQTISVDGGVTFRP; from the coding sequence ATGGCGGGTCTGCTCGAGAACAAGGTCGTCATCGTCGCCGGTCTCGGCGGCATCGGCAACGGCCTGGCGCGCCGCTTCGTCGAGGAGGGCGCGTTGCTGGTGGTGGGCGACCTTGACGCGGACCTGGTGGACCGCGTCGTCGCCGACCTCGACCCGGCGGGCCGGCGGGTGCGGGGCGTGCCCCTCGACGGCGCCGACGACGACTCCGTTGCCGCCATCGTGAAGTTGGCCGTGGACACGTTCGGCCGCCTCGACGGCATGCACGTCAACTTCGCCAACACCGCCGACGCGTACCTTCCCGGCGGCGTGGTCGAGCTGCCGCTCGAAGTGTTCGATGACGTGATGCGGGTCAACGCAAGAGGTTTCGTGATCTGCGCCAAGCACGCGATACCGGCGATGATCGACAGTGGTGGTGGCTCAATCGTTTTCACCGCGTCAGCCGACGCCTACAACGCTGCCAGCACCCGGGTCTCATACCAGATGAGCAAGGCCGCCCAGCTCGCGTTGATGCGCCACATCGCCCGCCGGTACGGGCCAAAGGGCATCCGCGCCAACGCGATCGCTCCTGGCCTGATCTGGCACTACAAGTTCGACGAGCAGCCGATGCCCGACGGCGTCGTGGATCAGGCACGCGCCCGTCAGATGATCAAGTCACGCTTCGGCTCGCCTGACGACATCGCCGCGTTGGCGGCTTTGCTGCTCTCCGATGACGGCAGCTTCATCACGGCCCAGACGATCAGCGTCGACGGCGGCGTGACGTTTCGGCCCTGA